TTCTACCTGACGCCGCTCCAATTGAACCTGGTGAACACGGCGCCGTGGACGAACTGGTCGAGTTCGTCCCTTCCTGGCTCCAGCCTCCAGCTCGCGTCCGCACAGGTGGACCTGTTTGGGGCCTTGAGCCTCCACGACCTCATCCCCGACGGTGAGACGCGCATCCTCACCCACAATGCCGAGCTGTGGTCGAGCACGGGCCCCATCCCCGTCTTCGAGGCGAGCAAGGGAGATCGGCTCTACGTCTCACAGCACAGCCAGTACCCCGCGGGGACGGCGCCGGATGGCACGGCGTTGGGGTACTCCGCTGTGGACCGCGCGGTGGAGGTGGGCGCGTTCGACTTCACCCCGGATGGCGCCACGCCCCTGCCGCTGGCGGGCGTGATGCAGTCGCCGCCCCGGACGGAGTTCCCGCTCGAGTGGCGTCTGCCGGCCTATACGGCCTGGACCACGGACGCGCACCCGCTCGCGACGCCGTCCATCCCCACCTTCTCCGCCATCCCCGCCGCGCACGGGACGAACAACGGGTGGATTGGCTACTCCGGGGAGCTGCTCACCCTGCAGATGCCGCGCGCCGCGTCGTTCCATTTCACGCAGCGGCTGCAGTTCGGAAATCCGTTCCCGTCGAACTGGGGCGTGGTGGGAATGGGCAGCTATTCGTTCCGTGTTCTGGAAACGCTTCCGGATGGCTCGGGCCGGCGCGTCAGCCTGACGGGCAGCATCTCGACGTGGGATGAGTTCAACAGCTTCATCGCGAGCCCCGTCCAGCCGAGCGTGTCGCCGCCGCGGGCGCTGGCCATTGACGGCGTGCTCGCCAGCTCGCAGCGCGAGGTGGGCTCGGCC
This genomic window from Myxococcus hansupus contains:
- a CDS encoding fibronectin type III domain-containing protein — its product is MGEPLAEGCTDAGTPGDAGIPSDAVLVTNTTRFYTSVGISERAEDMAAQPPELYVPHGSTFSLLLGSAVPGGWQFTGVPSGPYYLRTGTNFIVSNARHVDVGINKLGRPDTVYSDFYLTPLQLNLVNTAPWTNWSSSSLPGSSLQLASAQVDLFGALSLHDLIPDGETRILTHNAELWSSTGPIPVFEASKGDRLYVSQHSQYPAGTAPDGTALGYSAVDRAVEVGAFDFTPDGATPLPLAGVMQSPPRTEFPLEWRLPAYTAWTTDAHPLATPSIPTFSAIPAAHGTNNGWIGYSGELLTLQMPRAASFHFTQRLQFGNPFPSNWGVVGMGSYSFRVLETLPDGSGRRVSLTGSISTWDEFNSFIASPVQPSVSPPRALAIDGVLASSQREVGSASPVISWLPPTQGSVNAYRLALLRYLPEMNSLVPDGAIHLSGSATQVRLPPGMLKPDSIYYLRLSAYDSAGYDIERDPFHTREALPMARADAFSSLFTTP